ttttccagcgtTATGTCAAATAACTGGTGGAGGTTATATAaggatattatttttctttgcctcatAGTTGGAGGACCTTGTGAGGATGGCAAACTTCAAGGGTCACGCACTTCCAGGCAgtttcttcctgctctttggGCTCTGGTGGTCTGTGAAATACCCACTGCAGTATATCAACCAGAAAGCAAGTAAGAAAACCTACAGGATTTATTGTTTTAAGCATGTGGATGCCATCGAAGGGGGAATCAAAATCATCTTTGCTTTAATAGGTAAGTCCTATATTTTACTAATTATGCTCATAACTTCCCAGCCCGTAGTGATGACTGTGCTGCAGCCTTGAGTCCAGATATGGAACGATATGTCCTTGATGTTCATCTTGTCTTCATCTCCATTGGAGTGTGACATGAGAAGACCAGGTCTCATACCCCTTCCCAAAGCTGAGCCACCTTTAATACAGGCAGGCCTGGTTTTTATATCCAGTTCTTTCTCCCTAATGCAAAACCATCAGCTCTTGGTTCAGAAACCCTCTGAGCAACCTAGTCTAGTTGAAGGTGTAGCTGCTCACTGCAAGGAGGTTCGACTAGACAAAACCTAAAGgttgtaaaggtcccttccaacccaacccattctatgatcaACGATTATCGTGTATAAACCACGAGAAACATCATGATCTTACATATCCatgcagggatgctggcagAGCAGTTCGTCCCGGATGGTCCACACATGTACCTCTACAGTGGAGAGAACCACGACTGGGTGAAGCTGATGAACTGGCAGCACACCACCATGTACCTCTTCTACGGCCTCTCCGGGGTGGTGGACGTCTTCACATACGTCTCCCAGGTGGTGCCGCAGGGTCTGGACCGCCTCATGCTCTCCATGGCTGTGTTCGTTGAAGGTTGGTAGAAGGTGGTGCTTAATTTGGGGAGGGATGTTGGAGGGCAGTCAGAGAAGGATCACAATTTGCCAGACTGAGATATCACTCTGAATGCCCATGAAGACAGGACGCATTGTAGGTGATATATTAGGGCGATATATTAGGAAGTAGGTGACTATTAGAAGCACAGTCTTGTAGGAAGATGGGAAATATGGGCATCAATAGGTCCTGGCTTTGCCTGGCTTGGGATTCCCAGGGTAAGAGCGGTACAACGCAGCAGGCTGAGTTTCCCCCGTTATGATAAATGGCTGGTGGATGCTGCATTTATCTTCTGTCCACAGAGCTGTTTGCGTGCCCTGCGTTCCCCCTCGAGAGCCATTAATTGCATTGCAGGCGTCGTCACCCTCATCTGCTTGTACTGCATGTGGCAAATTCAAGTGACTTATTCCTATTTCAGCACATCATGAATATCATTTTGTCTCAGGCTGTCTTGGAAGTCACGAGCCAGGATTTCAGACCCCTCTTGGATCAGACAGGGAAGAGTCACTATGAAATGAATGCCCTGTTTATATAGAAAATCCCTTAATAAAGACACATCTCTTgttattttcccttccctgaTCCCAGTGGTTTTTGAAGCAGCGGCAGGGGCAGGTCAACAGGCAAAGTTTGGCatgtaagaaaaggaaatctatCATTTCCAGCTCCCAAGAAAATGGTGAAGTTAAGCAATAGAAAAGCAGGACCTTGGCTATGTGAGGAGGGTGATTTGAAGTGGTGGTGGCACCAACATGGGAAGAAAACTACCCTTCTGTTGTCTTCTGGCTGTGGTCCCCATATTGCTCAGATCCTCCTGTCCCAAGGTGGGGCATCTCATCCCTCTAGGATGGTGGGATGCCACGACACCTGGAGAGATAGTGCTACGTGGAGTGCCTTGTTTTTACAGTGACCTGTTTCAATTCACCAACCAGGCAGGTGATTTATTCTACCAGGGCTCtgtggtcatagaatcatggaacagttttagttggaagggacctcaaagcccatccagtcccaccccctgccatgggcagggacacctcccattggatcaggggctccaagccccatccaacctggcctggaacccctccagggatggggcagccaccactgctctgggcaacctgggccagggcctccccaccctcacaggagaacatttcttcctaaaatcccatctcaatctcccctttttcgGCTTcaagccgttccccctcatcctctccctgccctccctgatccagagcccctccccaactttcctggagcccctttcagcactggaagctgctctataaggtctcctcagagccttctcttctccaggctgaacaatcccaactctctcagcctgtcctcatcatGGTTATTCATGCTGCTCTGAGGGTGACACATATGTTTTTTGGCAGGTTGTCTCTTTTATTACCACGTCCTTCACCGCCCCATGCTGGATCAGCATATCCACTCCTTGCTGCTCATCGCGATCTTCTCAGGGGCCTGCAGCACCATGCTGGAGGTCTTCCTCCGTGACAACATTgtcctggagatgttcagagCTGGTGTCACCATTGTCCAAGGAACATGGTTCTGGCAGGTCGGTTGTGTCTTGTTTTGAGGAGCAGAGCATCGAGGTAGGAGAGCaatgggaagggagaaaaagaagccGTGCACAACGTATCAATCGCACATCtctgaagaataatttttccaAGCTCGCCTCATAAATAGATCATAACCCAGAACAAAAATTTACTTATCGCAGGTCATCTCCTGCTGAAATAGCTGTTTGGCTTGGCTTATGGCTTCTctggggggaagagaaaaagcgAGCGCTCTCAGTCAGCAACCAACATTTTACAGTACCTAACAACCAAGCACTAATTGCTTAATGTGTCTAATGCACCCGGCTGCGCTCCCTCTGGTTTAGCAGAGAGATGCAAATGCCACCAGGCAATAAAATGGCTGAGTAAAAATATATCCAGCTGATCGCTGTGGTAGTGGTTGGAGAAGCAAAGAAATCAGCTGGAGATAACCACTCCCAAAACTGCGCTGCCAAAAAGAAATGtgagttctcctcctcttcgTCAGCCCTAGGTCTGCTGCGCTAACTCAAACGGTTCATTCAGAGATTAAACCTGGGCTGAGCTTGCGGAATATTAGATTTGGAGTTGTTAAAGGAGCCTGCAAGGCAGAGAGACAATTGTGTCCGCGTATtgtacagaaaaagagagactgTAGGCATAGACTTTCTTCGTGTGACCTCTCGTTGCAAGGCTGGGCTTCAAGGAAGGCTTCAGAAACCACTGTCCTGGTCAGGGCTCGAGTCCCTTGGTCAAAAAGGGGATAACAGAGATGGACAGAGGGCTTCTGGAGGGCTTCAGTGCAATGATGTTT
The Cuculus canorus isolate bCucCan1 chromosome 23, bCucCan1.pri, whole genome shotgun sequence DNA segment above includes these coding regions:
- the LOC104066060 gene encoding transmembrane protein 45B; this translates as MANFKGHALPGSFFLLFGLWWSVKYPLQYINQKASKKTYRIYCFKHVDAIEGGIKIIFALIGMLAEQFVPDGPHMYLYSGENHDWVKLMNWQHTTMYLFYGLSGVVDVFTYVSQVVPQGLDRLMLSMAVFVEGCLFYYHVLHRPMLDQHIHSLLLIAIFSGACSTMLEVFLRDNIVLEMFRAGVTIVQGTWFWQIGIVLFQPWGGPTWDETDHSNIMFLTMCFFWHWAASVAILAINYTLAYCCLQRCRRGSGEPYIGLGIRQQKCDPSSQAAFLNGSDEE